Sequence from the Methanomassiliicoccales archaeon genome:
CACGTTGCCGATGGCGAAATTACCGTTAGCGTCGGTCGTGGTCGTCATGCCGTTGCTTAGTGTAACCAAGGCATGGGCTATCGGGTTGCCATTCGCGTCTTTGATCATGCCTTCAATCACCCCCTCGTTCTTCATTGTGATGAACGACCAAGAGTACTCAACGGCGTTCCCGGCGAGGTCCTTACCCGTTACCATGACAGAATAGGTCGTGTTATACGCCATCATAGACGATGGGGTGAAGGTGGCATTGTAGCCGCTCCAGGAGAGTGTTCCGCTTACGCCGTTGACCGTGATGCCCAAGGAACTCGTGTTCATAGTGTCGTAGAAAGAGAAAACTATCATCGCGCTTCGAGAAACGTTGCTCCCGATGGGCGAGTGAGCCGTTATCGTTGGAGCAACAGTATCGATGAGGAAGGCGTCGGAGGTCTCGTTCCAGTTGCCTGCGTTATCCTCGACCTTCACGGTGACAATATGGTTGCCATCAGCTAAAGCGTTGAAAGAATGTGTAGTACTCGTTGCCATATCCATCCAATCGCCTCCATCGATGCTCACCCAGTAATTGGCAATGCCAGAAGCGGTATCACTTCCGCTCCAGGAAATTGCGACAATGGATGAGTTTAATCTGGAATTATCCAACGGTTTCACGATGCTCAAGTTGGGCTTGACCGTATCTACATTGAACACCCTGGTGGTGTCATTATTGTTACCTGTATTATCGTAAGCACGTACCTCCATGGTGTGTTGGCCATCAGTAATTCCATTGAACATGTGGTATTGGGTGGTCACGTTGATCCATTGACCGCTGTCAATACGAACCCAAGTGTAGGCCAGACCACTTCCTAAATCGGTCGCTGTCCAGGTGACATTGAGCGATATGGTGTTATGCCATGAACCTTGGACAGGGGTCAAGATGTTTAGTGATGGTTTGACAGTGTCGGTCTTGAATGACCCGGTTGTGGTGTTAAAGTTGTTCGCTTTATCGTACCCACGCACATCCAAGGTATGTTGACCATCAGCTAGACCGTTGATAGTATGATACTTAGTGGTCACATTGATCCACTGACCATTATCGATCCTGACCCAGAAGTAGGACATGCCGCTGCCAGAATCGGTCGCTGTCCAGGTGACATTGAGCGATATGGTGTTATGCCATGAACCTTGGACAGGGGTAGCGATTCTTAGAACAGGCTTAATAGTATCGATGTTGAAGTTTGAGGTCTTAGTGTTCTCAACGTTGCCCGCGTTATCAGTCGAATTGTATTGCAAAACATGGCTGCCCTGACCAGAGACGACGATTGGTGTTGCATAGACCGTCCAGGCGCCACCATCAAGGCGATAGAATGTCTTCGATAACCCGCTGGTGCCATAAGTGGCACTTAGGGTTAACGATACACCATTGTTGTTCCAGGCTGGAGCCAAGGCTCCGGTCATAGTCGCGGTCGTTACCGGAGGCGTGGCGTCGAACACCGTAGAAGCTTCATAAGTCAACGGGGTAGATTGCACATTCCCAGCGTTGTCGGTTGCAACTGAATAGAACTGATACGTTCCTTCGGCACCACCAACGCTGTTGAAATTGAAATCGACGGGCGTGTAGATCCAAACCCCAGTGGGATTGCCTGCTGTGGTGTATAGTGAATATGGTCCGGTGGTCCCTTTCCGATAATTAATCTGCAAACCATGAAATCCACTGCCACCAATATCAGATGCCGCGCAATTCAGCATCACATCGCCCGTGGTCGTGTAGCTCGATAGGTGCCCGATGCTCGATGTTGGCCCCTGGATATCGAGGACCGTCAAGAGCATATCGTCTACATAGAATCCTTCGTATGGGCCGAGCCCTACTGAGCCATCGCTGTAGAAACAGAACGCCACATATATCGCATCACTAGGAACCGTCACCTGGGCCAGTGCCCAACCGTTCGAATTGACCGAGGGTTGGGTCCAGATGGTGTTCCAGGTCGAGTTATCATATACCTGAACAAATGCATAATCGGCAAGGCTGAAACTCCCGGTCACAGCCCAATAATAGAAATTCAGATGAACTCCGCTCAATCCAGTCAAGTCTGGCAGATTAGCCATCATGTAGGCGTTCATATTCTCATCGTAGTAGTGATTGAGATTATTGGGCTGTCCATATGTATCATATCCGACCTGTGCACACCATGCACTGTGTGCTCCGCCTACATTTCTATAGGTGCTGTTCCCCCAGGTATCGACCCCGGAAAGGGCGTTGTTATCACCATACATCCAATTGAGTGATGAAGCACCTTCGAAGTCATCGAATGCTATGGATGATCGTCCTGTCCAGTTTACGTTATCGATCCATCCACAGTCTTGTCCGGTGCTCACTCCTACATCCTTTTCGTAACTCCACATAATACAATGGAGACCGGCCGGGATGCTGTAGTTCAATCCATTCCACCCCTGTTCACCGGATATTTCGTTGTTCAGCATTCCATCACAGTAGAGCTTCAGGAAATCATATCCAGACTCGGATGAAACTTTCCAATCGAATGTTATTGTTCCCGGTCCTTCGATGAATGCAATCAGCCATGATGTGCCTAGGTCACCGACATCTCCGCTCTGCATCATCGAGGCACTTCCATGACCTCCGGGGACCCCGACCCATTGGGCGTCCCCCGCAAAGCTGAAGGCCCCGTCATAATAACCAAGGGCATCCGAGATATTGATAGGATGCTGATTCTGCTGTAACGATGATACGGCACATGGAGTCGACATTGGCAAGCCAATGGCCTGGTTGGAGATACAACTCGCTTTGCCAGGTAAGTATTGACCCTGATATTGCTCTATTCGGAAAGAGGAGACATTCCCTTGAGAATGCGAACTCCCTACATGCAATACGAACTCTACGTTCGGATCATTTGCGTAGCTGACCAATGACGAAATGTCCAGACACATGAAGGTCGACATTTGCATGGTGCTCCCGGCCTGGATAAATGGTGTCACTTGAGCCAGAAAACTGCCTGAAGCTACATTAACCGCGGATATGGATATTGAGGCGTCCCGCGTCGGGGCCAGATCATAATGCCATACACCAATCAGCGATGGCTGATAGTTATGCTTATCCACAATATAACCCACAGACGTATGTGCCGCCATCCACAGGAATGCTTTGTAGGTGACGTAATAGTAACCATTGATTCCGAATGATGTTCCCCAAGAGTTGACGACCTTTAGGGCTCCAACATCGCCATTGTCGTTTATCGTATCATCATAACCAACAATGGTTTGAGCGTGATTATGAGTAGTGGCCGAATATTCGGAGGACGATATGATATTGTTTTGATTGCCGTGATAGTCTGCAATAGTGGATGAGAAACCGTCCGCAAGTAATGCAAAGTCAATTGGCTCCCCTGATGTAAGCAAGGCCTTTATCGTGGCCAACTCGGTCGAGGGAGTATAGAGGATGTCCACAAACCCCTGAGCTTTGTGAAGCGGTGCTTCTCTCCACGCCGCTTCACTGCTCCACGTGGTAAAATCAGTTCCTAAAGGGGCATTATCTTGTGTGGAAGCACCTATGTCCGCAATCACTTTGGTGTTGTCTCCCATCACGCTCCCGCCATCGACTCCATTATTCTGAAGATTGTAGGTCCAAATGGGGCTAAACAAATGCGCTGGATTTCCTGTATATGTGTCTGTCCAGCCGTTATCCTTGGCCTCAATGAAACCGTATGAATAATAGGTCTCCGACCATGCAGCACAGGTGCCTAATGGGTCCTGATTGCCGACCGGTGGGAAATATACAGATTGAGAAAGGTCGTAACTGGTGATCGCTCTGGGGGCATTTGTTGATTCTACATCAGCTACTTCTTGGGTGCCTACTTTCGCCTCCCATTGAGCCTCCGTTGGCGGCAATGAACCAGTAGGCAACCCGCTAGAAGTTACCGAATAATTTACATTCGGATCATATACACCCACTCGTGCTCTCTCAGCTTCCATCTCGCTTTCGGTCATCAAATGACTCTTGACCTCAAGCCCTCGTGATAACGATGCGGCGGAATTTACAAGTTGTGCAATGGATTGATTTGAATTGGAGATGCTTGAACTGACTCGTTCAATTGCCACGTTGTTATTTGAATTGTTTAGGCCATCAACAATTGGCACGAATGCCGTTGTAATCATTACGATAAAACATAGTATACAAACTAACGATTTGGTTATAGAACGCACTATCTCACCCGAACGTTAATATTTAAACGAATGTTTGTTGTTACTTAATCTGCGCCCTATAATTCTCATTATTAAAACAACTCGGTTTCACTCACATGAATGAACTGTTAATATTCTGAAGGTTCGATAATCTCACAAATCTTCACTGATTCATAGGTTTTCCGATTGAGATTCCCGGGAAGAGTTGCAGGTTGATTCATACCATCTGACACAATTTTCAGATTCGCGCAACATTCCATATATACCTAAAACCTCATTCAAAACTGGGTGGAGCATGGGGAATCAAAGAACTGGAACAATATTCGAGGGAAAGACAGAATCATTTCCGGTCAAATTTTCAACCCTTTAAGCATCTCTGGCGATGCCCGACTCTCCGAAACTCCCTCCAGTTATTCTTTTCTCAAACTCCGCATCGTTCTCGTTCGTCGGTGCATTGCGTTTGGCGGTAACAAATAACTGGCCGGTCGTCCAGCTGGATGTTAACGATTTGGCCTGTGTGGTATCGGCGATCTTACTTCCCGAAGAGGTTCCACTCCATGAACCGGTCAGGTTCGTCGTACAGCATGTGCGATGCCCGGGAGCCGCCGACCTCCTCAATCCAGAATATTTCGGAGCATTCTCGGTATTCCTCGCAGTCCTTTCCGTTCCTTACCCAGTCCTGAGGTAGGAAAATCATCTTCAGGAAACACTGATAGGGCAGTCCAAAGAAACCGCAGTGACCACAAGGTGTAGAGGTCACAACTTCACCGCCGCGGCGACGGAGGCTGCGCTACGTATCGGAATCAGT
This genomic interval carries:
- a CDS encoding carboxypeptidase regulatory-like domain-containing protein; amino-acid sequence: MITTAFVPIVDGLNNSNNNVAIERVSSSISNSNQSIAQLVNSAASLSRGLEVKSHLMTESEMEAERARVGVYDPNVNYSVTSSGLPTGSLPPTEAQWEAKVGTQEVADVESTNAPRAITSYDLSQSVYFPPVGNQDPLGTCAAWSETYYSYGFIEAKDNGWTDTYTGNPAHLFSPIWTYNLQNNGVDGGSVMGDNTKVIADIGASTQDNAPLGTDFTTWSSEAAWREAPLHKAQGFVDILYTPSTELATIKALLTSGEPIDFALLADGFSSTIADYHGNQNNIISSSEYSATTHNHAQTIVGYDDTINDNGDVGALKVVNSWGTSFGINGYYYVTYKAFLWMAAHTSVGYIVDKHNYQPSLIGVWHYDLAPTRDASISISAVNVASGSFLAQVTPFIQAGSTMQMSTFMCLDISSLVSYANDPNVEFVLHVGSSHSQGNVSSFRIEQYQGQYLPGKASCISNQAIGLPMSTPCAVSSLQQNQHPINISDALGYYDGAFSFAGDAQWVGVPGGHGSASMMQSGDVGDLGTSWLIAFIEGPGTITFDWKVSSESGYDFLKLYCDGMLNNEISGEQGWNGLNYSIPAGLHCIMWSYEKDVGVSTGQDCGWIDNVNWTGRSSIAFDDFEGASSLNWMYGDNNALSGVDTWGNSTYRNVGGAHSAWCAQVGYDTYGQPNNLNHYYDENMNAYMMANLPDLTGLSGVHLNFYYWAVTGSFSLADYAFVQVYDNSTWNTIWTQPSVNSNGWALAQVTVPSDAIYVAFCFYSDGSVGLGPYEGFYVDDMLLTVLDIQGPTSSIGHLSSYTTTGDVMLNCAASDIGGSGFHGLQINYRKGTTGPYSLYTTAGNPTGVWIYTPVDFNFNSVGGAEGTYQFYSVATDNAGNVQSTPLTYEASTVFDATPPVTTATMTGALAPAWNNNGVSLTLSATYGTSGLSKTFYRLDGGAWTVYATPIVVSGQGSHVLQYNSTDNAGNVENTKTSNFNIDTIKPVLRIATPVQGSWHNTISLNVTWTATDSGSGMSYFWVRIDNGQWINVTTKYHTINGLADGQHTLDVRGYDKANNFNTTTGSFKTDTVKPSLNILTPVQGSWHNTISLNVTWTATDLGSGLAYTWVRIDSGQWINVTTQYHMFNGITDGQHTMEVRAYDNTGNNNDTTRVFNVDTVKPNLSIVKPLDNSRLNSSIVAISWSGSDTASGIANYWVSIDGGDWMDMATSTTHSFNALADGNHIVTVKVEDNAGNWNETSDAFLIDTVAPTITAHSPIGSNVSRSAMIVFSFYDTMNTSSLGITVNGVSGTLSWSGYNATFTPSSMMAYNTTYSVMVTGKDLAGNAVEYSWSFITMKNEGVIEGMIKDANGNPIAHALVTLSNGMTTTTDANGNFAIGNVTSGSYNMTVVMDGFITTSQSVSTTAGQTTNIGTLSVQADVSGNSTSDGGLMIGAVVAVIVALLAVGTILFMRRRKK